The Triticum dicoccoides isolate Atlit2015 ecotype Zavitan chromosome 6A, WEW_v2.0, whole genome shotgun sequence genome has a window encoding:
- the LOC119316345 gene encoding ALA-interacting subunit 3-like, whose translation MNSGDAAGSSSGGSGDAGAPRRASRKPKYSKFTQQELPACKPILTPKWVISVFLLVGVIFVPIGVASLLASNKVVEIVDRYDDACVPSNVTDKLAYIQNSTISKTCQRTLKVPKDMKQPIFVYYQLNNFYQNHRRYVKSRNDQQLRDASKANETTLCDPEKTRDGMAIVPCGLIAWSTFNDTYTFQHNTNNISIDKTDISWKSDRDHKFGSDVFPKNFQKGPLIGGKTLNESIPLSEQEDLIVWMRTAALPTFRKLYGRIRVDLKENDTITVTLDNNYNTYSFDGKKSLVLSTSTWLGGKNDFLGLAYLTVGGLCFFLAFAFTLLYLIKPRKLGDNNYLSWNRNSAGH comes from the exons ATGAACAGCGGCGACGCCGCCGGGTCCAGCTCCGGCGGATCCGGGGAcgcgggcgcgcccaggagggcctCCAGGAAGCCCAAGT ATTCCAAGTTTACGCAGCAGGAGCTCCCAGCTTGCAAGCCAATCCTTACTCCAAAATGG GTCATTTCGGTGTTTCTTCTTGTCGGTGTCATTTTTGTCCCGATAGGTGTTGCTTCGTTGCTAGCTTCAAATAAG GTCGTTGAGATTGTTGATCGATACGATGATGCGTGCGTCCCGTCTAATGTTACTGACAAGCTTGCCTACATCCAGAACTCAACGATATCTAAAACCTGCCAAAGGACACTCAAG GTCCCGAAGGATATGAAGCAGCCAATTTTTGTGTATTATCAGTTGAATAACTTCTACCAGAATCATAGGAG ATATGTTAAGAGCCGGAATGACCAACAGCTAAGAGATGCTAGTAAGGCAAACGAGACCACGCTTTGTGACCCTGAGAAGACCAGAGATGGAATGGCTATTGTTCCATGTGGTCTGATTGCATGGAGCACATTCAATGATACATATACCTTCCAACACAACACTAACAACATATCAATCGACAAGACAGACATCTCTTGGAAGAGTGACAGGGACCACAAATTTGGAAGTGATGTCTTCCCAAAAAACTTCCAGAAAGGTCCTCTTATAGGTGGAAAAACACTCAACGAATCTATACCG CTGAGTGAGCAAGAGGACCTTATTGTTTGGATGCGAACTGCCGCGCTTCCTACATTCAGAAAACTGTATGGTAGGATACGTGTTGACCTCAAAGAAAATGACACCATTACTGTTACGCTGGACAACAATTACAACACATATAGCTTTGATGGCAAAAAGAGTTTGGTGCTTTCTACTTCAACTTGGCTTGGTGGAAAGAATGATTTTCTTGGTCTTGCATATCTCACTGTTGGTGGACTCTGCTTCTTCCTGGCATTTGCATTCACCTTACTCTACTTGATAAAACCAAG AAAATTGGGAGATAACAACTACTTGTCATGGAACAGAAACTCTGCAGGCCACTGA
- the LOC119316344 gene encoding ribosomal RNA large subunit methyltransferase I-like isoform X1 yields MLRACGAAAPASVPALVRARLARPASAVASSSSALEELAADRKGLAKVVLKKGKTQIFRDGSPMVYSGAVDRIIGRPPPRTGDVVLVADGSEKPIGWGVYNSVSMFCVRLMQLEEEAKRDPACALNMERLLEERLCSAVDLRGSLGFPSTNTNAYRLINSEGDRLSGLIVDIFADVAVIASSAAWVEKYRQQIQSLVSKVSDVNHIKWRSSTDILKEEGLDMSEQKEPAPSSYSGTVKVMENGIIYLVSMEGQKTGFYADQRESRHFISTLSKDQRVLDLCCYSGGFALSAAKGGATNVTGIDSSGSALDLANENILLNKLDAERISFLKEDATTFMKGAISRNELWDLVILDPPKLAPRKKVLQSASGMYRSLNALAMQVVKPGGLLMTCSCSGAMTQSGLFLKTIQGAASMAGRKVTVLRQAGAACDHPIDPSYPEGQYLSNYLLRVM; encoded by the exons ATGCTCCGCGCCTGCGGCGCCGCGGCTCCTGCGTCTGTACCCGCCCTCGTCAGGGCGCGCCTCGCGAGGCCCGCTTCCgccgtcgcctcctcctcctccgccctgGAAGAGCTCGCCGCCGACCGCAAAG GTTTGGCGAAAGTGGTACTAAAGAAGGGCAAGACTCAGATATTCCGAGACGGGAGTCCAATGGTGTACAGTGGTGCTGTTGATAGAATAATTGGCCGCCCTCCTCCGAGAACTGGTGATGTTGTTTTGGTAGCTGATGGGTCAGAGAAACCTATCGGATGGGGTGTCTATAACTCCGTGTCTATGTTTTGTGttcggctaatgcaactagaagAAGAGGCAAAAAG AGATCCAGCCTGTGCATTAAATATGGAAAGACTGCTCGAAGAAAGACTTTGTTCTGCGGTGGATTTACGGGGTAGTTTGGGTTTCCCCTCAACTAATACAAATGCTTACCGTCTCATCAATAGTGAAGGCGACAG ATTATCTGGTCTGATAGTGGATATATTTGCTGATGTTGCTGTAATTGCTTCATCTGCTGCTTGGGTTGAGAAATATAGGCAACAAATCCAGTCCCTTGTTAGCAAAGTTAGTGATGTTAACCATATAAAGTGGAGGTCATCAACTGATATTCTAAAAGAAGAAGGATTAGATATGTCAGAACAAAAAGAACCTGCACCCTCTTCATACTCTGGAACTGTGAAG GTTATGGAAAATGGCATCATCTATCTAGTCTCTATGGAGGGGCAGAAGACAGGTTTTTATGCAGATCAACGGGAAAGTCGCCACTTCATATCCACACTCTCGAAGGACCAGAGGGTTCTGGACCTTTGCTGTTACAGTGGTGGTTTTGCTCTTAGTGCAGCCAAGGGCGGTGCAACAAATGTTACTG GCATTGATTCATCAGGATCTGCACTAGATCTTGCCAATGAGAATATTCTTCTAAATAAGCTTGATGCTGAGAGAATTTCGTTCTTAAAAGAAGATGCAACTACATTCATGAAAGGTGCTATCTCAAGAAATGAGCTGTGGGACTTGGTAATCCTGGATCCTCCAAAGTTGGCACCTCGAAAGAAG GTGCTACAAAGTGCATCCGGTATGTACAGAAGCCTGAACGCTCTTGCAATGCAAGTGGTAAAGCCAGGGGGGTTACTCATGACATGCTCCTGTTCTGGAGCTATGACCCAAAGTGGTCTCTTCCTTAAAACCATTCAG GGTGCTGCATCAATGGCCGGTCGAAAGGTTACGGTTTTAcgtcaagcaggagcagcttgcgaTCATCCCATCGACCCTTCATATCCTGAAGGCCAGTATCTCAGCAATTACTTACTCCGAGTAATGTGA
- the LOC119316344 gene encoding ribosomal RNA large subunit methyltransferase I-like isoform X2, which produces MVYSGAVDRIIGRPPPRTGDVVLVADGSEKPIGWGVYNSVSMFCVRLMQLEEEAKRDPACALNMERLLEERLCSAVDLRGSLGFPSTNTNAYRLINSEGDRLSGLIVDIFADVAVIASSAAWVEKYRQQIQSLVSKVSDVNHIKWRSSTDILKEEGLDMSEQKEPAPSSYSGTVKVMENGIIYLVSMEGQKTGFYADQRESRHFISTLSKDQRVLDLCCYSGGFALSAAKGGATNVTGIDSSGSALDLANENILLNKLDAERISFLKEDATTFMKGAISRNELWDLVILDPPKLAPRKKVLQSASGMYRSLNALAMQVVKPGGLLMTCSCSGAMTQSGLFLKTIQGAASMAGRKVTVLRQAGAACDHPIDPSYPEGQYLSNYLLRVM; this is translated from the exons ATGGTGTACAGTGGTGCTGTTGATAGAATAATTGGCCGCCCTCCTCCGAGAACTGGTGATGTTGTTTTGGTAGCTGATGGGTCAGAGAAACCTATCGGATGGGGTGTCTATAACTCCGTGTCTATGTTTTGTGttcggctaatgcaactagaagAAGAGGCAAAAAG AGATCCAGCCTGTGCATTAAATATGGAAAGACTGCTCGAAGAAAGACTTTGTTCTGCGGTGGATTTACGGGGTAGTTTGGGTTTCCCCTCAACTAATACAAATGCTTACCGTCTCATCAATAGTGAAGGCGACAG ATTATCTGGTCTGATAGTGGATATATTTGCTGATGTTGCTGTAATTGCTTCATCTGCTGCTTGGGTTGAGAAATATAGGCAACAAATCCAGTCCCTTGTTAGCAAAGTTAGTGATGTTAACCATATAAAGTGGAGGTCATCAACTGATATTCTAAAAGAAGAAGGATTAGATATGTCAGAACAAAAAGAACCTGCACCCTCTTCATACTCTGGAACTGTGAAG GTTATGGAAAATGGCATCATCTATCTAGTCTCTATGGAGGGGCAGAAGACAGGTTTTTATGCAGATCAACGGGAAAGTCGCCACTTCATATCCACACTCTCGAAGGACCAGAGGGTTCTGGACCTTTGCTGTTACAGTGGTGGTTTTGCTCTTAGTGCAGCCAAGGGCGGTGCAACAAATGTTACTG GCATTGATTCATCAGGATCTGCACTAGATCTTGCCAATGAGAATATTCTTCTAAATAAGCTTGATGCTGAGAGAATTTCGTTCTTAAAAGAAGATGCAACTACATTCATGAAAGGTGCTATCTCAAGAAATGAGCTGTGGGACTTGGTAATCCTGGATCCTCCAAAGTTGGCACCTCGAAAGAAG GTGCTACAAAGTGCATCCGGTATGTACAGAAGCCTGAACGCTCTTGCAATGCAAGTGGTAAAGCCAGGGGGGTTACTCATGACATGCTCCTGTTCTGGAGCTATGACCCAAAGTGGTCTCTTCCTTAAAACCATTCAG GGTGCTGCATCAATGGCCGGTCGAAAGGTTACGGTTTTAcgtcaagcaggagcagcttgcgaTCATCCCATCGACCCTTCATATCCTGAAGGCCAGTATCTCAGCAATTACTTACTCCGAGTAATGTGA
- the LOC119316346 gene encoding histone H3.2 → MARTKQTARKSTGGKAPRKQLATKAARKSAPATGGVKKPHRFRPGTVALREIRKYQKSTELLIRKLPFQRLVREIAQDFKTDLRFQSSAVSALQEAAEAYLVGLFEDTNLCAIHAKRVTIMPKDIQLARRIRGERA, encoded by the coding sequence ATGGCCCGCACGAAGCAGACGGCGCGCAAGTCCACCGGCGGCAAGGCCCCGCGGAAGCAGCTGGCGACCAAGGCGGCGCGCAAGTCGGCCCCGGCGACCGGCGGCGTGAAGAAGCCGCACCGCTTCCGCCCGGGCACCGTGGCGCTGCGCGAGATCCGCAAGTACCAGAAGAGCACGGAGCTGCTCATCCGCAAGCTGCCCTTCCAGCGCCTGGTCCGCGAGATCGCGCAGGACTTCAAGACCGACCTCCGCTTCCAGAGCTCCGCCGTCTCCGCCCTGCAGGAGGCCGCCGAGGCCTACCTCGTCGGCCTCTTCGAGGACACCAACCTCTGCGCCATCCACGCCAAGCGCGTCACcatcatgcccaaggacatccagCTCGCCCGCCGCATCCGCGGGGAGCGCGCCTAG